A genomic segment from Peribacillus sp. ACCC06369 encodes:
- a CDS encoding PadR family transcriptional regulator, which produces MDKELMKGSIDLLLLSLLSQKKLYGYEITKILREMSMGKYEISEGTLYPALKRLEKKEFIEGHWKESESSRRKYYHVTETGQTELERKRKCFFTLEKLVRKSAEQF; this is translated from the coding sequence TTGGATAAAGAACTAATGAAGGGAAGCATTGACCTCCTTTTGCTTTCACTTCTTTCACAAAAAAAGCTATATGGCTATGAAATCACAAAGATCTTGAGAGAAATGAGCATGGGCAAATACGAAATCAGTGAAGGCACCCTCTACCCCGCCCTTAAACGGTTGGAAAAAAAGGAATTCATAGAAGGCCATTGGAAAGAGTCCGAATCAAGTCGCAGGAAATATTATCATGTCACGGAAACTGGACAAACCGAACTTGAACGGAAACGGAAATGCTTTTTCACCCTGGAAAAGTTAGTTCGGAAAAGCGCAGAGCAATTCTGA
- a CDS encoding VUT family protein, giving the protein MLRVLLYLVSIVTANVVTAAFEPLHFGMFIIPMGTLLIGGTFIFRDLVQNKFGRAKTYMCIITALILSACVSFLLGDTLLIVFASALSFVVAETADTEIYTRLKLPMSWRVFYSGIVGGFFDSVIFVVIGLSPLGANILPWEAVPAAVIGQIIVKTVIQSIGATLLGRINVRLEKRVVSG; this is encoded by the coding sequence ATGTTAAGAGTTCTATTGTATTTAGTATCCATCGTCACGGCGAATGTGGTTACGGCAGCTTTTGAGCCATTGCACTTTGGTATGTTCATCATTCCTATGGGTACATTGCTCATCGGGGGAACCTTCATCTTTCGAGATCTGGTCCAAAATAAATTCGGCCGCGCGAAAACCTATATGTGCATCATTACCGCACTGATTTTATCTGCATGTGTATCATTTTTATTAGGAGATACATTATTGATTGTATTTGCTTCCGCATTATCTTTCGTGGTGGCAGAAACAGCGGATACTGAAATTTATACCCGGTTAAAGCTCCCGATGAGTTGGAGGGTGTTTTACAGCGGGATCGTTGGAGGATTTTTCGATTCAGTGATATTTGTCGTGATTGGCCTAAGTCCACTGGGTGCCAATATATTGCCATGGGAAGCTGTACCCGCTGCGGTTATCGGCCAAATCATCGTTAAAACAGTCATTCAGTCAATCGGTGCCACATTGTTGGGCCGAATCAACGTAAGGCTGGAGAAGCGAGTAGTCTCCGGTTGA
- a CDS encoding SRPBCC family protein, with protein MKKTTFVYPIYIATTPEKLWEALTSGEFTKKYHFGCQVQSDWQEGSTVEYLLQDGRVTDHGIVHKCEPLHLLSFTWNMAGDEPPRDQPTRVTFELQPMDGSTVKLTLKHEELLETDFVYDDNTFKGLNNGWPAILSNLKSLLETGRTLPPIYVDRENQLLVENDKNTLKES; from the coding sequence ATGAAAAAAACGACGTTTGTCTATCCTATTTATATCGCAACCACGCCAGAGAAGCTTTGGGAAGCCCTGACGAGTGGTGAATTCACGAAAAAGTATCATTTCGGATGCCAAGTCCAGTCTGATTGGCAAGAAGGCTCAACCGTTGAATATTTGCTGCAAGATGGGCGGGTTACTGATCATGGTATTGTACATAAGTGTGAGCCGTTGCACCTGCTCTCGTTTACATGGAACATGGCAGGAGACGAACCCCCTCGCGACCAGCCTACACGTGTCACCTTTGAACTACAGCCAATGGATGGTTCAACCGTGAAGTTAACGCTAAAGCATGAGGAGCTATTGGAGACAGATTTCGTATACGATGACAATACCTTTAAAGGCTTAAATAATGGATGGCCTGCCATTCTAAGTAACCTGAAGAGCTTGCTTGAAACTGGACGGACCTTGCCGCCAATCTATGTAGATCGGGAAAATCAGTTGTTAGTGGAGAACGATAAAAACACATTGAAAGAGAGTTGA
- a CDS encoding SRPBCC family protein, whose translation MDTQITTKFKIVKPTNEVFEAIVNPEKIGNFWFSSSSERWEQGRTPTLRYDEYDAEVVIHVLEVEKNRKIVFSWGGNDQETVVTITLKELDNTSTIIEVKESGLNEDDPEIINKMIGQKEGWVYTLTCLKGYLENGVNNLRASIVF comes from the coding sequence ATGGATACTCAAATAACTACGAAATTTAAAATAGTCAAGCCAACTAATGAGGTGTTTGAAGCCATAGTGAACCCTGAAAAAATCGGGAATTTTTGGTTCTCATCGAGTTCAGAAAGATGGGAACAAGGCCGGACGCCTACATTGAGATATGACGAATACGATGCTGAAGTGGTAATCCATGTTTTAGAAGTCGAGAAAAATAGGAAAATCGTGTTTTCGTGGGGAGGAAATGATCAAGAAACGGTTGTTACCATCACACTTAAAGAGTTGGATAATACGAGTACAATTATTGAAGTAAAAGAATCCGGTTTGAATGAAGATGACCCTGAAATAATAAACAAAATGATAGGACAAAAAGAAGGTTGGGTATATACATTAACCTGTTTAAAGGGTTATTTAGAAAATGGCGTTAATAATTTGAGAGCATCAATAGTTTTTTAG
- a CDS encoding HD domain-containing protein yields MIVSDSIYGKHIVEGVLEELIVSKPLQRLKGIHQGGASYLVNEKWDATRFDHSIGVMLLIKSLGGSLEEQIAGLLHDVSHTAFSHVIDFVLDCKDEDYHEKIYEHVIMESEIPSILKRYGYECEDIFQSKWELLEQPAPELCADRVDYTLRDMYQYGHITLESVHDFLDHVTIINGRMYLDNIESAEWFVETYYSEVIDFFMDPLNIYGYDILAKTLKLALANNLISLDDLLGTDEEVMSLLSSTEDHEVQNLIKRIHGNVKLKEDQLDYDIHLKNKVRLIDPSVIQGTHLVRASNLSEKVQDMGVKAHKRASKGMYLKVISD; encoded by the coding sequence TTGATAGTTTCGGATAGTATCTATGGGAAACACATTGTAGAGGGAGTTCTCGAAGAGCTGATAGTAAGCAAACCGCTCCAAAGATTGAAGGGGATACATCAAGGAGGGGCAAGTTATTTAGTTAATGAGAAGTGGGACGCCACACGGTTTGACCATTCAATAGGTGTGATGCTTTTAATAAAATCGCTTGGTGGGTCATTGGAGGAACAAATCGCGGGCTTGCTGCATGACGTATCCCACACTGCATTCTCACATGTAATTGATTTCGTTCTGGATTGTAAGGATGAAGATTATCATGAAAAAATATATGAACATGTCATTATGGAATCCGAAATCCCCTCGATACTGAAGAGGTATGGATATGAATGTGAAGATATTTTTCAATCAAAATGGGAATTGCTTGAACAGCCAGCACCTGAGTTATGCGCCGATCGGGTAGATTATACTCTCCGGGATATGTATCAATACGGACATATCACACTGGAATCCGTTCATGACTTTCTAGACCATGTAACCATAATTAATGGAAGGATGTATTTGGATAATATTGAATCGGCAGAATGGTTTGTAGAAACGTATTACAGCGAAGTTATTGATTTTTTCATGGACCCTCTTAATATATATGGCTATGATATCTTGGCAAAGACCTTAAAATTGGCTTTGGCTAACAACCTGATCAGCCTTGATGACTTACTAGGTACAGATGAAGAAGTCATGTCCTTATTAAGCTCCACTGAAGACCATGAAGTGCAAAATCTGATAAAACGGATCCATGGTAACGTAAAGCTGAAAGAAGATCAATTGGACTACGATATTCATCTGAAAAATAAAGTGCGGCTCATTGATCCTTCCGTTATTCAAGGAACCCATTTAGTAAGAGCTTCCAATTTATCGGAAAAAGTCCAGGACATGGGGGTTAAAGCCCATAAAAGAGCTTCGAAGGGAATGTATCTAAAAGTGATATCCGATTAA
- a CDS encoding TetR/AcrR family transcriptional regulator: MSPRKSAGKELSREMVLNEARHLFATEGYSNVSMRQLAKSLDCSHGAIYYHFKNKAEIFYSLVKTDFSVLNTLIDDIIMSENDPSRKMEKILLCFIEFGLTQQNHYSIMFLSKEKEIQHLLQIDSNKTYEKLIQSLTDLTDNKLNPASIWSIFLSLHGFITFYINSDLSYPDVKGLADFHVKNIIKNII; the protein is encoded by the coding sequence ATGTCGCCAAGGAAATCGGCAGGTAAAGAATTATCCAGGGAAATGGTATTGAATGAAGCTAGACATCTTTTTGCCACCGAAGGGTATTCGAACGTCTCAATGAGACAATTGGCTAAATCATTGGATTGCAGCCATGGAGCCATTTATTATCACTTTAAAAATAAGGCAGAAATATTTTATAGTTTGGTTAAAACGGATTTTTCCGTTTTAAATACTTTAATCGATGATATCATCATGTCGGAAAATGACCCTTCCCGAAAAATGGAGAAGATTTTATTGTGCTTCATAGAGTTCGGTTTAACCCAACAGAATCATTATTCCATCATGTTTTTATCCAAGGAAAAAGAAATTCAGCATTTACTTCAAATCGATTCCAATAAGACCTACGAAAAGCTAATCCAGTCCTTGACAGACCTTACCGACAACAAACTGAATCCTGCATCCATATGGTCCATTTTCCTGTCTCTTCACGGATTCATAACGTTTTATATTAATTCTGATCTATCTTATCCGGATGTAAAAGGTTTAGCTGATTTTCACGTAAAAAATATCATCAAGAACATTATTTAA
- the queE gene encoding 7-carboxy-7-deazaguanine synthase QueE: MSKLPVMEIFGPTIQGEGMVIGQKTMFVRTAGCDYSCAWCDSAFTWDGTGKEDTVQMTAEEIWDELKRIGGSGFSFVTISGGNPALLKNLNGLVEILHENKMKIGVETQGSRWQDWFLDIDELTISPKPPSSRMNTDFTVLDRIISNLANRNPENHVSLKVVVFNEEDYQYAKSVHGRYPDIPFYLQVGNDDSTTADDNQLISGLLKKYEELIDKVIADDDLNDVKVLPQLHTYIWGNKRGV; the protein is encoded by the coding sequence GTGAGTAAACTCCCGGTTATGGAAATCTTCGGACCGACCATCCAAGGTGAGGGAATGGTCATTGGCCAAAAAACCATGTTCGTTCGGACGGCAGGCTGCGATTATTCCTGTGCCTGGTGTGATTCCGCATTTACTTGGGATGGCACCGGTAAGGAAGATACCGTCCAAATGACTGCCGAAGAAATATGGGATGAGCTGAAGCGAATTGGGGGTTCCGGCTTTTCGTTCGTGACGATATCAGGCGGAAACCCGGCACTGCTGAAAAACCTAAATGGCTTGGTAGAAATCTTACATGAAAATAAAATGAAAATAGGTGTGGAAACACAAGGGAGCCGATGGCAGGATTGGTTTCTTGATATTGATGAACTGACCATTTCACCTAAGCCGCCGAGCTCAAGAATGAACACGGACTTTACGGTACTTGACCGAATCATATCGAACCTTGCCAATCGAAACCCTGAAAACCATGTCTCATTGAAAGTAGTCGTCTTTAACGAAGAAGATTACCAGTATGCCAAAAGTGTGCATGGCCGTTACCCGGATATTCCATTTTATCTGCAGGTCGGCAATGATGACAGCACGACGGCTGATGATAATCAATTGATCAGCGGTCTTTTGAAGAAATACGAAGAGTTAATAGATAAAGTGATAGCCGATGATGATTTGAATGATGTGAAAGTGCTGCCCCAGCTGCATACCTATATATGGGGTAACAAGCGAGGCGTGTAA